A window of Candidatus Lokiarchaeota archaeon contains these coding sequences:
- a CDS encoding ornithine carbamoyltransferase, with product MVKTDTFRGKDYLTILDYSKEEIETLLDVALDLKRRYALGEPHRLLSDKSLFMIFYNSSLRTRNSFEAGMTQLGGHAHFLDTDKIYAPAMEGDEKAYSTERVSDVARVLSRMGDGIAIRCYGDPVGWNYGKANKMLENFAYWSDTPILNMEDDVYHPCQGLADVLTVKEKFGGFDDVKFVMSWAYSPSVHKPLAVPQSAIIAATKMGMDTVLAHPKGMELDDKIIKECEVMAEENDSSFDIQYDMEEAFEGADVVYPKAWTCKEYIPPFNDKVELEKSQKVFDKNKHWICDEEMMEIAGPNAKYMHCLPADRGFEVSNSVIDGPQSVVFDQAENRLHGQKAVMALTMR from the coding sequence TTGGTTAAGACAGATACTTTTCGGGGTAAGGATTACTTAACAATACTTGATTACTCCAAAGAGGAAATCGAAACCCTCTTGGATGTTGCACTTGACTTGAAGCGTAGGTATGCCTTGGGCGAACCGCATAGGCTACTTAGTGACAAGAGCCTCTTCATGATTTTCTACAATAGCAGCCTTAGGACCAGAAACTCCTTCGAAGCTGGGATGACTCAGCTTGGCGGTCATGCTCATTTTCTTGATACCGACAAAATCTATGCACCTGCAATGGAAGGAGATGAGAAGGCCTATTCTACTGAACGAGTCTCCGATGTAGCTCGCGTGCTTTCACGGATGGGCGATGGCATTGCCATTCGATGCTATGGAGATCCGGTTGGCTGGAATTATGGAAAAGCAAACAAGATGTTAGAAAACTTCGCTTATTGGTCAGACACGCCTATACTCAACATGGAAGATGACGTCTACCACCCATGTCAGGGTCTGGCTGATGTACTGACTGTGAAAGAGAAGTTTGGTGGATTCGATGATGTCAAGTTCGTGATGAGTTGGGCCTATTCGCCTTCGGTTCACAAACCGCTTGCAGTCCCTCAGAGCGCTATTATTGCTGCGACTAAGATGGGAATGGATACAGTGCTTGCTCATCCGAAGGGAATGGAGCTGGATGACAAGATTATCAAGGAATGCGAGGTAATGGCTGAGGAAAACGATTCGAGTTTCGATATCCAATATGACATGGAAGAGGCCTTTGAAGGTGCAGATGTTGTGTATCCAAAGGCTTGGACCTGCAAGGAGTACATCCCGCCATTCAATGATAAGGTTGAACTAGAGAAATCACAGAAAGTCTTCGACAAGAACAAGCATTGGATCTGCGATGAAGAAATGATGGAGATTGCAGGACCAAATGCTAAGTACATGCATTGCCTGCCTGCAGATAGAGGCTTTGAAGTTTCCAACTCGGTTATTGATGGACCTCAGTCTGTTGTATTTGATCAAGCAGAAAACAGATTGCATGGTCAGAAGGCTGTAATGGCACTCACAATGAGATAG